A section of the Quatrionicoccus australiensis genome encodes:
- a CDS encoding TRAP transporter substrate-binding protein — protein MKTPGKLAALLLASLLALSALAADKQLRIGTLAPKNSLYHRQLMELGEAWRTAQGGPAKYLVYPDGSQGGETDMVRRMRIGQLQGGLLSVVGLREIEPSIAALQNMPLMFRNWEEVDYVREKMRPAMEKKFLDQGFVVLAWGDAGWVRFFSKKPAFRPDDYKAMKFFAWGGEVEQQEIMKRLGYTPVPLETGDILPSIQTGMIDAVPSTPYFALATQIYNSAPNMLDLNWAPIVGALVITRKAWDEMTPEAQAVVREAGAKAGAQIRSKARQEVDEAVEAMKKRGLAVNQPNARQMQEWNDLADKLYPQIRGKLVPAATFDEVVGHLKAFRAGKK, from the coding sequence ATGAAAACCCCCGGAAAACTGGCCGCCCTGCTGCTCGCCAGCCTGCTCGCGCTAAGTGCCCTGGCCGCCGACAAGCAATTGCGTATCGGCACCCTCGCTCCGAAGAATTCGCTGTATCACCGCCAGTTGATGGAACTCGGCGAAGCCTGGCGCACGGCGCAGGGCGGTCCGGCCAAATATCTGGTCTATCCCGACGGCAGCCAGGGCGGCGAGACCGACATGGTGCGTCGCATGCGCATCGGCCAGCTGCAGGGCGGCTTGCTCTCGGTGGTCGGCCTGCGCGAGATCGAGCCGTCGATTGCCGCCTTGCAGAACATGCCGCTGATGTTCCGCAACTGGGAAGAAGTCGATTACGTGCGCGAGAAGATGCGTCCGGCGATGGAAAAGAAATTCCTCGACCAGGGCTTTGTCGTGCTCGCCTGGGGCGATGCCGGCTGGGTGCGCTTCTTCTCGAAAAAGCCGGCTTTCCGGCCTGACGACTACAAGGCGATGAAATTCTTTGCCTGGGGCGGCGAGGTCGAGCAGCAGGAAATCATGAAGCGCCTCGGCTATACGCCGGTGCCGCTGGAAACCGGCGACATCCTGCCTTCCATCCAGACCGGGATGATCGATGCCGTGCCGTCCACGCCGTATTTCGCGCTGGCGACGCAGATCTACAACAGCGCGCCGAACATGCTCGATCTCAACTGGGCGCCCATCGTCGGCGCGCTGGTCATCACCCGCAAGGCCTGGGACGAGATGACGCCGGAGGCGCAGGCCGTGGTGCGCGAAGCCGGCGCCAAGGCCGGTGCCCAGATTCGCAGCAAGGCGCGCCAGGAAGTTGATGAGGCGGTCGAGGCGATGAAGAAGCGCGGCCTGGCGGTCAACCAGCCGAATGCGCGACAAATGCAGGAATGGAACGACCTGGCCGACAAGCTGTACCCGCAGATTCGCGGCAAGCTGGTGCCGGCCGCAACCTTTGACGAAGTGGTCGGCCATCTGAAAGCCTTCCGCGCCGGCAAGAAATAA
- a CDS encoding TRAP transporter TatT component family protein, which produces MIAPARRLAGLLLAVLASLLLAGCTPRQLVVGNVADALAGQGRASENDLELARDAAPFYLKLSESVLQQQPGHLALAESVAGGFTQYAYAFVACEADRLESVDSKGAERLRQRAARLYQRAQRHAVNALELAHSGFVRSLASPQAEDWPRLKPEEVGLAYWAAASWGGWISLSKDDPEVVADLPLAVRLAQLAWASDPAWGQGSLTSLLATFEVARPGGSPARALVLFDQAIAQSAGRSAGALLAKAEGHALPAGNRALFEQLLRQALTIKDAPDSPLTMQNEVMRRRAAWLLEKTDDLF; this is translated from the coding sequence ATGATTGCGCCAGCGCGCCGGCTGGCTGGCTTGCTGCTGGCGGTCTTGGCATCGCTGCTGCTGGCAGGCTGTACGCCGCGCCAACTGGTGGTCGGCAATGTGGCCGATGCGCTGGCCGGGCAGGGGCGGGCTAGCGAAAACGATCTCGAGCTGGCGCGCGATGCGGCGCCTTTCTATCTGAAATTGTCCGAATCGGTACTGCAACAGCAGCCCGGCCACCTGGCGCTGGCCGAGTCGGTGGCGGGCGGCTTCACCCAGTACGCCTACGCCTTTGTCGCCTGCGAGGCAGATCGCCTGGAGTCGGTCGACAGCAAGGGTGCCGAGCGCCTGCGCCAGCGGGCAGCCCGCCTCTACCAGCGGGCGCAGCGCCATGCGGTCAACGCGCTGGAATTGGCACATTCCGGTTTTGTTCGTTCATTGGCCAGCCCGCAAGCGGAGGACTGGCCGCGCCTGAAGCCGGAAGAGGTTGGCCTTGCCTACTGGGCGGCGGCGTCCTGGGGCGGCTGGATTTCGCTGAGCAAGGACGATCCCGAAGTCGTCGCCGATCTGCCGCTCGCCGTCCGTCTGGCCCAACTGGCCTGGGCGAGCGATCCGGCTTGGGGGCAGGGTTCGCTGACCAGTCTGCTTGCCACCTTTGAAGTGGCGCGTCCGGGCGGCAGTCCGGCGCGGGCCCTGGTTTTATTCGATCAGGCGATTGCGCAGTCGGCCGGACGCAGTGCCGGGGCGCTGCTTGCCAAAGCCGAGGGCCATGCCCTGCCGGCCGGCAACCGAGCCCTGTTCGAACAATTGCTGCGCCAGGCCCTGACTATCAAGGATGCGCCCGACAGCCCGCTGACCATGCAAAACGAAGTCATGCGCCGGCGCGCAGCCTGGCTGCTGGAAAAAACCGACGACCTGTTCTGA